The Pseudolabrys sp. FHR47 genome contains a region encoding:
- the ahcY gene encoding adenosylhomocysteinase, with amino-acid sequence MPIASEYIVKDIGLADFGRKELSLAETEMPGLMATREEYGPKQPLKGARIAGSLHMTIQTGVLIETLVALGADVRWVSCNIYSTQDHAAAAIAAAGVPVFAVKGETLKDYWDYTAKLFDWHGGGYPNMILDDGGDATMYVHLGLKAEKGDTAFLDKPGSEEEEVFFALLKKQLKEKPKGYFQALADSIKGVSEETTTGVHRLYDMQKAGTLLWPAINVNDSVTKSKFDNLYGCRESLVDGIRRGTDVMMSGKIAMVAGFGDVGKGSAASLRQAGCRVMVSEIDPICALQAAMEGYEVVTMEEAAPRADIFVTATGNKDIITLDHMRAMKDRAIVCNIGHFDNEIQVAGLKNLKWDNIKPQVDEITFPDGHRIILLSEGRLVNLGNAMGHPSFVMSASFTNQTLAQIELFANNKDGKYKKEVYVLPKALDEKVAMLHLAKIGAKLSKLRPDQASYIGVKPEGPFKSDHYRY; translated from the coding sequence ATGCCTATTGCCAGTGAATACATCGTCAAGGACATCGGCCTCGCCGATTTCGGCCGCAAGGAGCTCTCGCTGGCCGAGACCGAAATGCCGGGCCTGATGGCGACCCGCGAAGAGTACGGGCCGAAGCAGCCGCTCAAGGGCGCGCGCATCGCCGGCTCGCTGCACATGACGATCCAGACTGGCGTGCTAATCGAGACCCTGGTCGCGCTCGGCGCCGACGTGCGCTGGGTCTCGTGCAATATCTATTCGACCCAGGATCACGCCGCCGCCGCCATCGCCGCCGCCGGCGTTCCCGTCTTCGCCGTCAAGGGCGAGACGCTGAAGGACTACTGGGACTACACCGCCAAGCTGTTCGACTGGCACGGCGGCGGCTACCCGAACATGATCCTCGATGACGGCGGCGACGCCACGATGTACGTCCACCTTGGTCTCAAGGCCGAGAAGGGCGACACCGCGTTCCTCGACAAGCCGGGTTCGGAAGAAGAGGAAGTGTTCTTCGCGCTGCTCAAGAAGCAGCTCAAGGAGAAACCGAAGGGCTACTTCCAGGCGCTCGCCGACTCGATCAAGGGCGTCTCGGAAGAGACCACCACCGGCGTGCACCGTCTCTACGACATGCAGAAAGCCGGCACGCTGCTGTGGCCGGCCATCAACGTCAACGACTCGGTGACCAAGTCGAAGTTCGACAATCTCTATGGCTGCCGTGAATCGCTGGTTGACGGCATCCGCCGCGGCACCGACGTCATGATGTCGGGCAAGATCGCGATGGTCGCCGGCTTCGGCGACGTCGGCAAGGGTTCGGCCGCCTCGCTGCGCCAGGCTGGCTGCCGCGTCATGGTTTCGGAAATCGATCCGATCTGCGCCCTGCAGGCGGCGATGGAAGGCTATGAAGTCGTGACCATGGAAGAAGCCGCGCCGCGCGCCGACATCTTCGTCACGGCGACCGGCAACAAGGACATCATCACCCTCGATCACATGCGGGCGATGAAGGATCGCGCCATCGTCTGCAACATCGGCCACTTCGACAACGAGATTCAGGTCGCCGGTCTCAAGAACCTGAAGTGGGACAACATCAAGCCGCAGGTGGACGAGATCACCTTCCCTGATGGCCACCGCATCATCCTGTTGTCGGAAGGCCGCCTGGTGAACCTCGGCAACGCCATGGGGCATCCGAGCTTCGTGATGTCGGCGTCCTTCACCAACCAGACTTTGGCGCAGATTGAACTCTTCGCCAACAACAAGGACGGCAAGTACAAGAAGGAAGTCTATGTGCTGCCGAAGGCGCTCGACGAGAAGGTGGCGATGCTGCATCTCGCCAAGATCGGCGCCAAGCTATCGAAGCTGCGGCCGGATCAAGCGAGCTATATCGGCGTGAAGCCGGAAGGCCCGTTCAAGAGCGATCACTATCGTTACTGA
- a CDS encoding HPr family phosphocarrier protein, which yields MTLPRSDAPDPHGAGVSRDVEIVNKKGLHARASAKFVQHAEKYDAAIIVTCRGETVGGTSIMGLMMLAAGPGSKITIKATGKDAKAAVDDLCALVSDRFGEEE from the coding sequence ATGACGCTGCCGCGCAGCGACGCTCCCGACCCCCACGGCGCTGGCGTCAGCCGCGACGTGGAGATCGTCAACAAGAAGGGCCTGCACGCCCGGGCGTCCGCCAAATTCGTGCAGCATGCCGAGAAATACGACGCCGCCATCATCGTCACCTGCCGCGGCGAAACCGTCGGCGGCACCTCGATCATGGGGCTGATGATGCTCGCCGCCGGCCCCGGCTCGAAGATCACCATCAAGGCCACGGGCAAGGACGCCAAAGCAGCGGTCGACGACCTCTGCGCCCTCGTCTCCGACCGGTTCGGCGAAGAGGAGTAA
- a CDS encoding PTS sugar transporter subunit IIA, giving the protein MIGLVLVTHGRLATEFRSALEHVVGPQTQIEAVTIGPDDDAEQCRMNILDAVKRVDSGEGVAILTDMFGGTPSNLAISVMSQPKVEVLAGINLPMLIKLAKVRETSPLEDAVAAAQEAGRKYCTIASRVLNGK; this is encoded by the coding sequence ATGATCGGCCTCGTATTAGTGACCCACGGGCGGCTCGCCACCGAGTTTCGCTCGGCGCTTGAGCATGTGGTGGGTCCGCAAACCCAGATCGAGGCCGTGACCATCGGCCCCGACGATGACGCCGAGCAGTGTCGCATGAACATTCTCGACGCGGTCAAACGCGTCGATTCCGGCGAGGGCGTCGCCATCCTCACCGACATGTTCGGCGGCACGCCGTCCAATCTGGCCATTTCGGTGATGAGCCAGCCCAAAGTCGAGGTGCTGGCCGGTATCAATCTGCCGATGCTGATCAAGCTGGCCAAAGTGCGCGAGACCTCGCCGCTTGAAGACGCGGTCGCCGCCGCCCAGGAGGCCGGTCGCAAGTACTGCACCATCGCCAGCCGGGTGCTGAACGGCAAATGA
- a CDS encoding HPr kinase/phosphorylase, giving the protein MTTTHASAVLIDATAVLIRGASGAGKSRLAFALINAQAQGLLRFSRLVGDDRVLVEACNGRLLVRPAPNLAGLIEVRGLGIRRLPYEPVATIGLVVDLDAADAERLPSREASQTAISGLILPRLAVAPETDPLPLVVSYMTSAPLAGG; this is encoded by the coding sequence TTGACCACCACCCACGCTTCCGCGGTCCTGATCGACGCCACCGCCGTGCTGATCCGCGGCGCCTCCGGCGCCGGCAAATCGAGGCTCGCCTTCGCGCTGATCAATGCGCAGGCCCAGGGCCTGCTGCGCTTCTCCCGGCTGGTCGGCGACGACCGCGTCCTCGTGGAGGCCTGCAATGGTCGCCTGCTGGTACGGCCGGCCCCTAATCTGGCCGGGCTGATCGAGGTCCGCGGCCTCGGCATCCGGCGCCTGCCCTACGAGCCTGTCGCAACGATCGGCCTGGTAGTCGACCTGGACGCTGCCGACGCCGAGCGGCTGCCGTCGCGGGAAGCGTCCCAAACCGCCATTTCCGGGTTGATTTTACCGCGGCTTGCCGTCGCACCGGAGACGGATCCGCTGCCCCTGGTCGTTTCATATATGACGTCGGCCCCCCTGGCCGGGGGATAG
- a CDS encoding stimulus-sensing domain-containing protein gives MGSAWSFFVTLSFSSLTRRIVFLNLAGLCALLFGVMYLSQFRAGLIDARVQSLLVQGEIIAGAIAASATVESDAVTIDPDRLLELQAGESYGPPDDALSGIEFPINPERVAPVLRRLVSPTKTRARIYDREGVLILDSRNLYGRGDVLRFDLPSPTAEQAGLVERSYIAIRRWLGRGDLPLYRELGPENGKGYGEVRQALTGLHASEVRVNDRGEVIVSVAVPVQRFRAVRGALMLSTQGADIDDMVEAERLAIVKVFLVAAGVMVVLSILLAGTIAGPVRRLADAAERVRRRIKTRVEIPDFTGRHDEIGELSGALRDMTNALYSRIEAIESFAADVSHELKNPLTSLRSAVETLPMAKTDANRARLLEVIQHDVKRLNRLITDISDASRLDAELQRQEVAIVDLARLLDALVSTANEVRSNNVKVTLTFEGGQPSQFKAPGHDSRLGQVVSNLIDNARSFSPDGGTVRVTCRKLKSDIEIIVDDDGPGIRPDALDKVFERFYTDRPHQGFGQNSGLGLSISRQIVEAHGGSIRAENRIGTGTQKNRDTGEDEPRVLGARFVVRLPGK, from the coding sequence ATCGGTTCGGCCTGGTCGTTCTTCGTCACGCTGAGCTTTTCCAGCCTCACCCGCCGTATCGTCTTCCTCAACCTCGCCGGTCTCTGCGCGCTGCTGTTCGGCGTGATGTACCTGTCGCAGTTCCGTGCCGGCCTGATCGACGCGCGCGTGCAGAGCCTTCTGGTGCAGGGCGAGATCATCGCCGGCGCCATTGCCGCCTCGGCCACGGTCGAAAGCGACGCCGTCACCATCGACCCCGATCGCCTGCTCGAACTGCAGGCCGGCGAAAGCTACGGCCCGCCGGACGACGCCCTGTCCGGCATCGAATTCCCGATCAACCCCGAGCGTGTCGCCCCGGTGCTGCGCCGCCTCGTCTCGCCGACCAAGACGCGCGCCCGCATCTACGACCGTGAGGGCGTGCTCATTCTCGACAGCCGCAATCTCTATGGCCGCGGCGACGTCCTGCGTTTCGACCTGCCCTCGCCGACCGCGGAACAGGCCGGTCTGGTGGAGCGCAGCTATATCGCCATTCGCCGCTGGCTCGGCCGCGGCGACCTGCCGCTCTATCGCGAACTCGGTCCCGAGAACGGCAAAGGCTATGGCGAAGTTCGGCAGGCGCTAACCGGCCTGCATGCCAGCGAAGTGCGCGTCAATGACCGCGGCGAAGTCATCGTTTCCGTCGCCGTGCCGGTGCAACGTTTCCGCGCCGTGCGCGGCGCGTTGATGCTTTCCACGCAAGGTGCCGACATCGACGACATGGTGGAGGCCGAGCGGCTCGCCATCGTCAAGGTGTTCCTCGTCGCCGCCGGCGTGATGGTGGTGCTGTCGATCCTGCTGGCCGGCACCATCGCCGGTCCGGTGCGGCGCCTCGCCGATGCCGCCGAGCGCGTGCGCCGGCGCATCAAGACTCGCGTCGAGATTCCCGACTTCACCGGCCGCCACGACGAGATCGGCGAACTGTCCGGCGCTTTGCGCGACATGACCAACGCGCTGTACAGCCGCATCGAGGCCATCGAAAGCTTCGCCGCCGACGTTTCGCATGAACTGAAGAACCCACTGACGTCGTTGCGCTCCGCGGTCGAGACGCTGCCGATGGCAAAAACCGATGCCAACCGCGCGCGGTTGCTCGAAGTCATCCAGCACGACGTCAAGCGTCTCAACCGCCTCATCACCGACATCTCCGACGCAAGCCGGCTCGACGCCGAATTGCAGCGCCAGGAAGTGGCGATCGTCGACCTTGCGCGGCTACTCGATGCGCTGGTTTCGACCGCCAACGAGGTGCGCTCCAACAACGTGAAGGTGACGCTGACCTTCGAAGGCGGTCAGCCGTCGCAGTTCAAGGCGCCCGGCCACGACTCGCGCCTCGGTCAGGTGGTGTCGAACCTCATCGACAATGCGCGCTCGTTCTCGCCCGACGGCGGTACCGTGCGCGTGACCTGCCGCAAGTTGAAGTCCGACATCGAGATTATCGTCGATGATGACGGCCCCGGCATCCGGCCCGACGCTTTGGACAAGGTGTTCGAGCGCTTCTACACCGACCGTCCGCATCAGGGTTTCGGCCAGAATTCCGGCCTCGGCCTGTCGATCTCCAGGCAGATCGTCGAGGCCCATGGCGGCTCGATCCGCGCCGAGAATCGCATCGGTACCGGCACGCAGAAAAACCGTGACACCGGCGAGGACGAACCTCGCGTCCTCGGCGCGCGGTTTGTTGTGCGGTTACCGGGGAAGTAA
- a CDS encoding response regulator transcription factor: MPTIALVDDDRNILTSVSMALEAEGYRIMTYTDGASAIDGFKTSPPDLAILDIKMPRMDGMETLRRLRQKSDVPVIFLTSKDEEIDELFGLKMGADDFIRKPFSQRLLVERVKAVLRRATPKDGAAPKEVDTTKVLERGLLRMDPERHTCTWKGEPVTLTVTEFLILQALATRPGVVKSRNALMDAAYDDQVYVDDRTIDSHIKRLRKKFKQVDDDFEMIETLYGVGYRFKE; the protein is encoded by the coding sequence ATGCCAACCATCGCGCTCGTGGACGATGACCGCAATATCCTGACCTCGGTGTCCATGGCACTCGAGGCCGAAGGCTATCGGATCATGACCTATACCGACGGCGCCTCCGCCATCGATGGGTTCAAGACTTCGCCGCCGGACCTCGCCATCCTCGATATCAAGATGCCGCGTATGGACGGCATGGAGACGTTGCGCCGCCTGCGGCAGAAGTCCGACGTTCCCGTGATCTTCCTCACCTCTAAGGATGAGGAGATCGATGAACTGTTCGGCCTCAAGATGGGCGCCGACGACTTCATCCGCAAACCGTTCTCGCAGCGCCTCTTGGTCGAGCGTGTCAAGGCGGTGCTCCGCCGCGCCACGCCGAAGGACGGCGCAGCGCCCAAGGAAGTCGACACCACCAAGGTGCTCGAGCGCGGCCTGCTGCGCATGGACCCGGAGCGCCACACCTGCACCTGGAAGGGCGAGCCGGTCACGCTCACCGTCACCGAATTCCTCATCCTCCAGGCGCTCGCCACCCGCCCCGGCGTGGTGAAGAGCCGCAATGCGCTGATGGACGCGGCTTACGACGACCAGGTCTATGTCGACGACCGCACCATCGACAGCCACATCAAGCGCCTACGCAAGAAGTTCAAGCAGGTCGACGACGACTTCGAGATGATCGAGACGCTCTACGGCGTCGGCTATCGCTTCAAGGAATGA
- a CDS encoding HugZ family protein → MTERPGALPGSNALPGTMPDRLPESAAPPADFEPRTVARDLLRRIRSGTLATLDRNTGHPFASLVNIGTDADGAPVILVSRLSTHTANLEIDGRASVMLAETGKGDALAHPRLTVLGQFILIPRDAADEARLRRRFLTHHPKSQLYAGFGDFAFWRMNVVSAHLNGGFARAADLTADDVLTDIADARELIDAEEGAVAHMNEDHGAALNLYAVKLCGAPDGVWRCTGIDPDGIDLQNGPLSLRLPFPQRVTSPGALRMALKELAEKARAM, encoded by the coding sequence ATGACCGAACGACCCGGCGCCCTTCCCGGTTCCAATGCCCTTCCAGGGACCATGCCCGACCGCTTGCCGGAAAGCGCCGCGCCACCAGCCGATTTCGAGCCGCGGACGGTCGCCCGGGACCTGTTGCGGCGAATTCGTTCGGGAACACTGGCCACTTTGGACCGCAATACCGGGCACCCTTTCGCCTCCCTGGTCAACATCGGAACCGATGCCGACGGCGCGCCGGTGATCCTGGTTTCGCGGCTGTCGACCCATACCGCCAATCTGGAGATCGACGGCCGGGCCTCGGTCATGTTGGCGGAGACGGGCAAGGGCGACGCGCTCGCCCATCCCCGCCTGACCGTGCTCGGGCAATTTATTCTGATACCGCGCGACGCCGCAGACGAAGCGCGGCTGCGCCGGCGTTTCCTGACGCATCATCCGAAATCGCAGCTTTATGCCGGGTTCGGCGACTTTGCGTTCTGGCGGATGAATGTCGTGTCGGCGCATTTGAATGGCGGCTTCGCCCGCGCCGCCGATCTGACAGCCGATGACGTGCTGACCGACATCGCCGACGCCCGCGAACTCATCGATGCCGAAGAAGGCGCGGTCGCGCACATGAACGAAGATCACGGCGCCGCGCTCAATCTGTACGCCGTGAAGCTGTGCGGCGCGCCGGATGGCGTCTGGCGCTGCACCGGCATCGACCCTGACGGCATTGATCTGCAGAACGGTCCGCTGTCGCTGCGGCTGCCGTTTCCGCAACGGGTGACCAGCCCAGGCGCGCTGCGCATGGCTTTGAAGGAACTGGCCGAGAAGGCGCGTGCAATGTGA
- a CDS encoding phosphoenolpyruvate carboxykinase, producing MQETGVRNAAYGADKFGFTDLKGVNWNLTEPKLYEHALLNGEAQIVAGGALCAETGHHTGRSPKDKHTVEDDLTRDTVWWDGNRKMSKENFDNLLADFQAHCKGKTLFAQDLLGGADPTHQIKVRVFTELAWHSLFIRQLLIRPERSALAKYVPEMTIVDLPSFKPDAKRHGGRDGSDTMVAIDFTRKIVLICGSSYAGEMKKSVFTTLNFYLPAKNVVPMHCSANVSKDGKESALFFGLSGTGKTTLSADPNRILIGDDETGWGEDGIFNFEGGCYAKCIKLSQEAEPMIWDATNRFGSVLENVVFDPDTRVPDYDDGSKTENTRSAYPLDFIPNASRTGRASHPKNIIFLTADAYGVMPPVAKLTPEQAMYHFLSGYTAKVAGTEKGLVGVQPEFSTCFGSPFLPRHPSVYADLLKEYINEHNVDVWLVNSGWTGGIYGVGRRMPIKATRTLVTAALNGSLKDADFRTDPYFGFSVPTSVPGVEPHLLNPFKTWKDKAAFDKTARELVGMFQKNFEKYESHVSPDIRAAAPEVKIAAE from the coding sequence GTGCAGGAAACGGGTGTACGGAACGCCGCATACGGCGCCGACAAATTCGGTTTTACCGATCTCAAAGGCGTCAACTGGAATTTGACCGAGCCCAAGCTCTACGAACACGCCCTTCTTAACGGCGAAGCCCAGATCGTCGCCGGCGGCGCGCTCTGCGCCGAAACCGGCCACCACACCGGCCGCAGCCCCAAGGACAAGCACACGGTCGAGGACGATCTCACGCGTGACACCGTCTGGTGGGACGGCAACCGCAAAATGTCGAAGGAGAACTTCGACAATCTGCTCGCCGACTTCCAGGCGCACTGCAAGGGCAAGACCCTGTTCGCGCAGGATCTGCTCGGCGGCGCCGATCCGACCCATCAGATCAAGGTGCGCGTTTTTACCGAACTCGCCTGGCACTCGCTGTTCATCCGCCAGCTTCTCATTCGCCCGGAGCGTTCGGCTCTCGCCAAATACGTGCCGGAAATGACCATCGTCGACCTGCCGTCGTTCAAGCCGGACGCCAAGCGTCACGGCGGCCGCGACGGCTCCGACACCATGGTGGCGATCGATTTCACCCGCAAGATCGTGCTGATCTGCGGCTCGTCCTACGCCGGCGAAATGAAGAAGTCGGTGTTCACCACCCTGAACTTCTATCTGCCGGCCAAGAACGTGGTGCCGATGCACTGCTCGGCCAACGTTTCGAAGGACGGCAAGGAGAGCGCGCTGTTCTTCGGCCTGTCCGGCACCGGCAAGACCACTTTGTCGGCCGACCCGAACCGCATCCTGATCGGCGACGATGAGACCGGCTGGGGTGAGGACGGCATCTTCAATTTCGAAGGCGGCTGCTACGCCAAGTGCATCAAGCTCAGCCAGGAAGCCGAGCCGATGATATGGGACGCCACCAACCGTTTCGGTTCGGTACTCGAAAACGTCGTGTTCGATCCGGATACGCGCGTGCCGGATTACGACGATGGCTCCAAGACTGAGAATACCCGCTCGGCCTATCCGCTCGACTTCATCCCGAACGCCTCGCGCACCGGCCGCGCCTCGCACCCGAAGAACATCATCTTCCTCACCGCCGACGCTTACGGCGTGATGCCGCCGGTCGCCAAGCTGACGCCCGAGCAGGCGATGTATCACTTCCTGTCGGGCTACACCGCGAAGGTTGCCGGCACCGAGAAGGGTCTCGTTGGCGTGCAGCCGGAATTCTCGACCTGCTTCGGTTCGCCGTTCCTGCCGCGGCATCCGTCGGTCTATGCCGACCTGCTGAAGGAATACATCAACGAGCACAATGTCGATGTCTGGCTGGTGAACTCCGGCTGGACCGGCGGCATTTACGGCGTCGGCCGCCGTATGCCGATCAAGGCGACGCGCACTCTGGTGACCGCGGCGCTCAACGGCTCGCTGAAGGATGCCGACTTCCGCACCGACCCGTATTTCGGCTTCTCGGTGCCGACTTCGGTACCGGGCGTTGAGCCGCACCTGCTGAACCCGTTCAAGACGTGGAAAGACAAGGCCGCGTTTGACAAGACCGCGCGCGAGCTGGTCGGCATGTTCCAGAAGAACTTCGAGAAGTACGAGAGCCACGTCTCGCCGGATATCCGCGCCGCTGCGCCGGAAGTGAAGATCGCGGCGGAGTAA
- a CDS encoding homocysteine S-methyltransferase family protein, producing the protein MASLKAKYRGRLPLNSGQIFLTDSGMETTLIFHDGLDLPCFASFTLLQSQDGIARVRDYYARHAKIAKRGGFGFVLETPTWRANRDWAGKLGISAAELADANRAAVALMAELRDEFETPSQPFVISDNIGPRGDGYDPSRKMSAREAQDYHGEQIGVFAGTQADLVSAFTMNYIDEAIGIARAAQAHAMPVVISFTVETDGKLPTGETLKDAIMTVDRETGAYPVYYMINCAHPTHFRDAVATGEAWIGRIGGLRGNASRKSHAELDASTELDAGDPLEFGVQHAELRRLLPRACVLGGCCGTDHRHVEQIAFACEAMAA; encoded by the coding sequence ATGGCTTCATTAAAGGCCAAATATCGCGGCCGCCTGCCGCTCAATTCGGGGCAGATTTTTCTGACCGATAGCGGCATGGAAACAACCTTGATTTTCCACGACGGCCTCGATCTGCCGTGTTTCGCCTCGTTCACCTTGCTCCAGTCGCAGGACGGCATTGCGCGCGTGCGCGACTATTATGCGCGCCATGCGAAGATCGCCAAGCGCGGCGGCTTCGGCTTCGTGCTGGAGACGCCGACCTGGCGCGCCAATCGCGACTGGGCCGGCAAGCTCGGCATTTCGGCGGCGGAGCTTGCGGACGCCAACCGCGCCGCGGTCGCGCTGATGGCCGAACTGCGCGATGAGTTCGAGACGCCGTCGCAGCCTTTCGTCATTTCCGACAATATCGGCCCGCGCGGCGACGGTTATGACCCGAGCCGCAAAATGAGCGCGCGCGAGGCGCAGGATTATCACGGCGAGCAGATCGGCGTGTTCGCCGGCACGCAGGCCGACCTCGTCTCTGCTTTCACCATGAACTATATCGACGAGGCGATCGGCATCGCCCGCGCGGCGCAGGCGCACGCCATGCCGGTGGTGATCTCGTTCACGGTGGAGACCGATGGCAAGCTGCCGACCGGCGAGACGCTGAAGGACGCGATCATGACGGTCGACCGTGAGACTGGCGCCTATCCGGTCTACTACATGATCAACTGCGCCCACCCGACGCATTTCCGCGACGCGGTGGCGACCGGCGAAGCCTGGATCGGCCGCATCGGTGGCCTGCGCGGCAATGCCTCGCGCAAGAGCCACGCCGAACTCGACGCCTCGACTGAGCTCGACGCCGGCGATCCGCTGGAGTTCGGCGTCCAGCATGCCGAGCTGCGCCGCCTGTTGCCGCGCGCCTGCGTGCTCGGCGGCTGCTGCGGCACCGATCATCGCCACGTCGAGCAGATCGCCTTCGCCTGCGAGGCCATGGCGGCGTAG
- a CDS encoding TetR/AcrR family transcriptional regulator, with the protein MLEKARRKGDDTREQILSVAEAAVLAKGFAGTSIDEIIAAVGITKSGFFYHFKDKTELAKGMMLRYLEHDRQVLDDIFRRGDELHGDALHGFLVGLKLFAEMFEKLPEAHPGCLAASFAYQDQLFSRDIRALNAEGILAWRQRFRERFDLIAKTYPPRQDVDFDALADMAATLVEGGLVVGRMLNDPHILPRQIMLYRDYVQTIFLGRN; encoded by the coding sequence ATGCTCGAGAAGGCACGCCGTAAGGGTGACGACACCCGCGAACAGATACTCTCGGTAGCCGAGGCCGCGGTGCTCGCAAAGGGATTCGCCGGCACCTCGATCGACGAGATCATTGCGGCGGTCGGCATCACCAAGAGCGGCTTCTTCTATCACTTCAAGGACAAGACCGAACTCGCCAAGGGCATGATGCTGCGCTACCTCGAGCACGACCGGCAGGTGCTCGACGATATATTCCGGCGCGGCGACGAACTGCATGGCGATGCGCTGCATGGTTTTCTGGTCGGCCTCAAATTGTTCGCGGAAATGTTCGAGAAGCTGCCCGAGGCCCATCCTGGGTGCCTCGCCGCGTCGTTCGCCTATCAGGACCAGTTGTTTAGTCGCGACATCCGCGCGCTCAACGCCGAGGGCATTCTGGCCTGGCGCCAGCGCTTCCGCGAGCGGTTCGATTTGATTGCCAAAACCTATCCGCCGCGGCAGGACGTCGATTTCGATGCGCTCGCCGACATGGCGGCGACCTTGGTCGAAGGCGGGTTGGTGGTGGGGCGGATGCTCAACGACCCGCACATCCTGCCGCGGCAGATCATGCTCTACCGCGACTATGTGCAGACGATTTTTCTCGGACGGAATTAG
- a CDS encoding DUF1989 domain-containing protein encodes MIEPADAAARRAKPAVVCYPVETLPPPDMAMLGRARDTLEKVFETIVPPRDARAFEVPAGHFFRIISIEGPQVGDLNLWNAHDLSERFFSGKTRALHATHVTTGNRLWSTLPNLRPLATITYDSLGWYGFDADGGGVHDVIGTRCDPYTHRLLSGGEYHHCCHSNLTRALAAARGMDVREAEMHVHDVLNVFMCTGFTRDTHQYFMKASPVRPGDFIEFFAEIDLLGALSACPGGDCGAEHSSDVAQCFPLKVEVLKPAEGALAGWQSPPRNAYPRTHGA; translated from the coding sequence TTGATCGAGCCCGCCGACGCCGCAGCCCGACGCGCCAAGCCTGCGGTCGTCTGCTATCCGGTCGAGACCCTGCCGCCGCCGGATATGGCTATGCTGGGGCGCGCCCGCGATACGTTGGAGAAGGTTTTCGAGACCATCGTGCCGCCGCGCGATGCCCGAGCTTTCGAGGTGCCGGCCGGACACTTCTTTCGCATCATCTCCATTGAGGGTCCGCAGGTCGGCGACCTCAATCTGTGGAACGCGCACGACTTGTCGGAGCGCTTCTTCAGTGGCAAGACTCGCGCGCTGCACGCGACCCACGTCACCACTGGCAACCGGCTGTGGAGCACGCTGCCGAATTTGCGGCCGCTTGCCACCATCACCTATGACTCTCTCGGCTGGTACGGCTTCGACGCCGACGGCGGCGGCGTGCACGACGTCATCGGCACGCGCTGCGATCCCTACACCCACCGGCTGCTGTCCGGCGGCGAATATCACCACTGCTGCCATTCCAACCTGACGCGCGCCTTGGCGGCCGCGCGCGGCATGGACGTGCGCGAGGCCGAGATGCATGTGCACGACGTGCTCAACGTCTTCATGTGCACCGGCTTCACCAGGGACACGCATCAGTATTTCATGAAAGCGAGCCCGGTGCGGCCGGGCGATTTCATCGAGTTCTTCGCCGAGATCGACCTGCTCGGCGCCTTGTCGGCCTGCCCCGGCGGCGATTGCGGCGCCGAGCATTCGAGCGACGTCGCCCAGTGCTTTCCGCTCAAGGTCGAGGTGTTGAAGCCCGCCGAGGGCGCCCTCGCCGGCTGGCAATCGCCGCCGCGCAATGCCTATCCGCGGACGCATGGCGCCTGA